A window of Primulina huaijiensis isolate GDHJ02 chromosome 9, ASM1229523v2, whole genome shotgun sequence contains these coding sequences:
- the LOC140984756 gene encoding polyadenylate-binding protein RBP47-like isoform X3 → MNGGDLNQQQQMQHQQQQQQQQQQWAAMQQYQQQQWMAMHYPAMAMQQQMMYQQHYLPYYQQQQQQQQQQQYQQHQQPAQQPKQNHQIQSSGEDNRTIWIGDLQQWMDDGYLQSCFSQAGEVVSVKIIRNKQTGQSERYGFVEFGSHTAAEKVLQTYNGTTMPNTEQPFRLNWAGFSTGDRRPDSVSDLSIFVGDLAADVTDAMLHDAFATRYTSVRGAKVVVDPNSGRSKGYGFVRFGDENQRSQAMTEMNGVYCSSRPMRVGVATPKKPSLHQQYSSQAGGYAPNGAVPQVQSDSDSSNTTIFVGGLDSDVTDEELRQHFASFGDVLSVKIPAGKGCGFVQFANRSNAEDAIQRLSGTVIGKQTVRLSWGRNLGNKQQMRSDYNNQFNGSFYGKQGYNGYSANSGYGASSNGHVNHQQPVS, encoded by the exons ATGAACGGAGGAGATTTGAATCAACAGCAGCAGATGCAGCATCAGCaacaacagcagcagcagcagcagcagtggGCAGCGATGCAGCAGTACCAGCAGCAGCAATGGATGGCGATGCATTACCCGGCGATGGCTATGCAGCAGCAGATGATGTATCAACAGCATTATTTGCCGTACtaccagcagcagcaacagcaacaGCAACAGCAGCAGTATCAGCAGCATCAACAGCCAGCGCAACAGCCGAAGCAGAATCACCAGATTCAGAGTTCGGGAGAAGATAACAGGACGATCTGGATTGGGGATCTTCAGCAGTGGATGGATGACGGTTATCTTCAATCTTGCTTTTCACAGGCCGGAGAG GTTGTTTCTGTTAAGATTATCCGCAATAAGCAGACTGGTCAGTCGGAGAGATATGGATTTGTTGAGTTCGGTTCTCATACAGCAGCTGAGAAAGTTCTCCAGACCTACAACGGAACCACGATGCCAAATACGGAGCAACCCTTCCGCTTGAACTGGGCAGGATTCAGCACTGGTGATAGACGCCCGGATTCTGTTTCTGATTTGTCAATTTTTGTTGGAGATTTGGCTGCTGATGTTACTGATGCAATGTTGCATGATGCCTTTGCCACTAGATATACGTCTGTCAGAGGTGCTAAAGTTGTAGTTGATCCAAATAGTGGCCGTTCAAAAGGTTATGGCTTTGTCAGGTTTGGTGATGAAAACCAGAGGTCTCAAGCCATGACTGAAATGAATGGTGTGTATTGTTCTAGTAGACCTATGCGAGTTGGTGTTGCAACGCCTAAGAAACCTTCTCTTCaccaacaatattcttctcAAG CTGGTGGATATGCGCCAAATGGTGCTGTGCCCCAAGTTCAGTCAGATAGTGATTCATCTAACACAACA ATATTTGTGGGAGGGCTTGATTCTGATGTCACCGATGAAGAGCTCAGACAGCATTTCGCTTCATTTGGTGATGTTCTCTCTGTTAAAATTCCAGCCGGAAAGGGATGCGGTTTCGTCCAGTTTGCAAACAG AAGCAATGCAGAGGATGCAATTCAGAGATTAAGTGGTACTGTTATTGGAAAGCAGACGGTTCGTCTTTCTTGGGGTCGTAATCTGGGCAACAAGCAg CAGATGAGATCCGATTATAACAACCAGTTTAATGGATCTTTCTACGGAAAACAAGGCTACAATGGATACTCTGCAAATTCAGGGTATGGGGCGTCTTCCAACGGTCACGTGAACCATCAGCAACCAGTAAGTTAA
- the LOC140984756 gene encoding polyadenylate-binding protein RBP47-like isoform X4 — translation MNGGDLNQQQQMQHQQQQQQQQQQWAAMQQYQQQQWMAMHYPAMAMQQQMMYQQHYLPYYQQQQQQQQQQQYQQHQQPAQQPKQNHQIQSSGEDNRTIWIGDLQQWMDDGYLQSCFSQAGEVVSVKIIRNKQTGQSERYGFVEFGSHTAAEKVLQTYNGTTMPNTEQPFRLNWAGFSTGDRRPDSVSDLSIFVGDLAADVTDAMLHDAFATRYTSVRGAKVVVDPNSGRSKGYGFVRFGDENQRSQAMTEMNGVYCSSRPMRVGVATPKKPSLHQQYSSQAGGYAPNGAVPQVQSDSDSSNTTIFVGGLDSDVTDEELRQHFASFGDVLSVKIPAGKGCGFVQFANRSNAEDAIQRLSGTVIGKQTVRLSWGRNLGNKQMRSDYNNQFNGSFYGKQGYNGYSANSGYGASSNGHVNHQQPVS, via the exons ATGAACGGAGGAGATTTGAATCAACAGCAGCAGATGCAGCATCAGCaacaacagcagcagcagcagcagcagtggGCAGCGATGCAGCAGTACCAGCAGCAGCAATGGATGGCGATGCATTACCCGGCGATGGCTATGCAGCAGCAGATGATGTATCAACAGCATTATTTGCCGTACtaccagcagcagcaacagcaacaGCAACAGCAGCAGTATCAGCAGCATCAACAGCCAGCGCAACAGCCGAAGCAGAATCACCAGATTCAGAGTTCGGGAGAAGATAACAGGACGATCTGGATTGGGGATCTTCAGCAGTGGATGGATGACGGTTATCTTCAATCTTGCTTTTCACAGGCCGGAGAG GTTGTTTCTGTTAAGATTATCCGCAATAAGCAGACTGGTCAGTCGGAGAGATATGGATTTGTTGAGTTCGGTTCTCATACAGCAGCTGAGAAAGTTCTCCAGACCTACAACGGAACCACGATGCCAAATACGGAGCAACCCTTCCGCTTGAACTGGGCAGGATTCAGCACTGGTGATAGACGCCCGGATTCTGTTTCTGATTTGTCAATTTTTGTTGGAGATTTGGCTGCTGATGTTACTGATGCAATGTTGCATGATGCCTTTGCCACTAGATATACGTCTGTCAGAGGTGCTAAAGTTGTAGTTGATCCAAATAGTGGCCGTTCAAAAGGTTATGGCTTTGTCAGGTTTGGTGATGAAAACCAGAGGTCTCAAGCCATGACTGAAATGAATGGTGTGTATTGTTCTAGTAGACCTATGCGAGTTGGTGTTGCAACGCCTAAGAAACCTTCTCTTCaccaacaatattcttctcAAG CTGGTGGATATGCGCCAAATGGTGCTGTGCCCCAAGTTCAGTCAGATAGTGATTCATCTAACACAACA ATATTTGTGGGAGGGCTTGATTCTGATGTCACCGATGAAGAGCTCAGACAGCATTTCGCTTCATTTGGTGATGTTCTCTCTGTTAAAATTCCAGCCGGAAAGGGATGCGGTTTCGTCCAGTTTGCAAACAG AAGCAATGCAGAGGATGCAATTCAGAGATTAAGTGGTACTGTTATTGGAAAGCAGACGGTTCGTCTTTCTTGGGGTCGTAATCTGGGCAACAAGCAg ATGAGATCCGATTATAACAACCAGTTTAATGGATCTTTCTACGGAAAACAAGGCTACAATGGATACTCTGCAAATTCAGGGTATGGGGCGTCTTCCAACGGTCACGTGAACCATCAGCAACCAGTAAGTTAA
- the LOC140984756 gene encoding polyadenylate-binding protein RBP47-like isoform X1 has product MNGGDLNQQQQMQHQQQQQQQQQQWAAMQQYQQQQWMAMHYPAMAMQQQMMYQQHYLPYYQQQQQQQQQQQYQQHQQPAQQPKQNHQIQSSGEDNRTIWIGDLQQWMDDGYLQSCFSQAGEVVSVKIIRNKQTGQSERYGFVEFGSHTAAEKVLQTYNGTTMPNTEQPFRLNWAGFSTGDRRPDSVSDLSIFVGDLAADVTDAMLHDAFATRYTSVRGAKVVVDPNSGRSKGYGFVRFGDENQRSQAMTEMNGVYCSSRPMRVGVATPKKPSLHQQYSSQAVVLAGGYAPNGAVPQVQSDSDSSNTTIFVGGLDSDVTDEELRQHFASFGDVLSVKIPAGKGCGFVQFANRSNAEDAIQRLSGTVIGKQTVRLSWGRNLGNKQQMRSDYNNQFNGSFYGKQGYNGYSANSGYGASSNGHVNHQQPVS; this is encoded by the exons ATGAACGGAGGAGATTTGAATCAACAGCAGCAGATGCAGCATCAGCaacaacagcagcagcagcagcagcagtggGCAGCGATGCAGCAGTACCAGCAGCAGCAATGGATGGCGATGCATTACCCGGCGATGGCTATGCAGCAGCAGATGATGTATCAACAGCATTATTTGCCGTACtaccagcagcagcaacagcaacaGCAACAGCAGCAGTATCAGCAGCATCAACAGCCAGCGCAACAGCCGAAGCAGAATCACCAGATTCAGAGTTCGGGAGAAGATAACAGGACGATCTGGATTGGGGATCTTCAGCAGTGGATGGATGACGGTTATCTTCAATCTTGCTTTTCACAGGCCGGAGAG GTTGTTTCTGTTAAGATTATCCGCAATAAGCAGACTGGTCAGTCGGAGAGATATGGATTTGTTGAGTTCGGTTCTCATACAGCAGCTGAGAAAGTTCTCCAGACCTACAACGGAACCACGATGCCAAATACGGAGCAACCCTTCCGCTTGAACTGGGCAGGATTCAGCACTGGTGATAGACGCCCGGATTCTGTTTCTGATTTGTCAATTTTTGTTGGAGATTTGGCTGCTGATGTTACTGATGCAATGTTGCATGATGCCTTTGCCACTAGATATACGTCTGTCAGAGGTGCTAAAGTTGTAGTTGATCCAAATAGTGGCCGTTCAAAAGGTTATGGCTTTGTCAGGTTTGGTGATGAAAACCAGAGGTCTCAAGCCATGACTGAAATGAATGGTGTGTATTGTTCTAGTAGACCTATGCGAGTTGGTGTTGCAACGCCTAAGAAACCTTCTCTTCaccaacaatattcttctcAAG CTGTGGTATTAGCTGGTGGATATGCGCCAAATGGTGCTGTGCCCCAAGTTCAGTCAGATAGTGATTCATCTAACACAACA ATATTTGTGGGAGGGCTTGATTCTGATGTCACCGATGAAGAGCTCAGACAGCATTTCGCTTCATTTGGTGATGTTCTCTCTGTTAAAATTCCAGCCGGAAAGGGATGCGGTTTCGTCCAGTTTGCAAACAG AAGCAATGCAGAGGATGCAATTCAGAGATTAAGTGGTACTGTTATTGGAAAGCAGACGGTTCGTCTTTCTTGGGGTCGTAATCTGGGCAACAAGCAg CAGATGAGATCCGATTATAACAACCAGTTTAATGGATCTTTCTACGGAAAACAAGGCTACAATGGATACTCTGCAAATTCAGGGTATGGGGCGTCTTCCAACGGTCACGTGAACCATCAGCAACCAGTAAGTTAA
- the LOC140984756 gene encoding polyadenylate-binding protein RBP47-like isoform X2, with amino-acid sequence MNGGDLNQQQQMQHQQQQQQQQQQWAAMQQYQQQQWMAMHYPAMAMQQQMMYQQHYLPYYQQQQQQQQQQQYQQHQQPAQQPKQNHQIQSSGEDNRTIWIGDLQQWMDDGYLQSCFSQAGEVVSVKIIRNKQTGQSERYGFVEFGSHTAAEKVLQTYNGTTMPNTEQPFRLNWAGFSTGDRRPDSVSDLSIFVGDLAADVTDAMLHDAFATRYTSVRGAKVVVDPNSGRSKGYGFVRFGDENQRSQAMTEMNGVYCSSRPMRVGVATPKKPSLHQQYSSQAVVLAGGYAPNGAVPQVQSDSDSSNTTIFVGGLDSDVTDEELRQHFASFGDVLSVKIPAGKGCGFVQFANRSNAEDAIQRLSGTVIGKQTVRLSWGRNLGNKQMRSDYNNQFNGSFYGKQGYNGYSANSGYGASSNGHVNHQQPVS; translated from the exons ATGAACGGAGGAGATTTGAATCAACAGCAGCAGATGCAGCATCAGCaacaacagcagcagcagcagcagcagtggGCAGCGATGCAGCAGTACCAGCAGCAGCAATGGATGGCGATGCATTACCCGGCGATGGCTATGCAGCAGCAGATGATGTATCAACAGCATTATTTGCCGTACtaccagcagcagcaacagcaacaGCAACAGCAGCAGTATCAGCAGCATCAACAGCCAGCGCAACAGCCGAAGCAGAATCACCAGATTCAGAGTTCGGGAGAAGATAACAGGACGATCTGGATTGGGGATCTTCAGCAGTGGATGGATGACGGTTATCTTCAATCTTGCTTTTCACAGGCCGGAGAG GTTGTTTCTGTTAAGATTATCCGCAATAAGCAGACTGGTCAGTCGGAGAGATATGGATTTGTTGAGTTCGGTTCTCATACAGCAGCTGAGAAAGTTCTCCAGACCTACAACGGAACCACGATGCCAAATACGGAGCAACCCTTCCGCTTGAACTGGGCAGGATTCAGCACTGGTGATAGACGCCCGGATTCTGTTTCTGATTTGTCAATTTTTGTTGGAGATTTGGCTGCTGATGTTACTGATGCAATGTTGCATGATGCCTTTGCCACTAGATATACGTCTGTCAGAGGTGCTAAAGTTGTAGTTGATCCAAATAGTGGCCGTTCAAAAGGTTATGGCTTTGTCAGGTTTGGTGATGAAAACCAGAGGTCTCAAGCCATGACTGAAATGAATGGTGTGTATTGTTCTAGTAGACCTATGCGAGTTGGTGTTGCAACGCCTAAGAAACCTTCTCTTCaccaacaatattcttctcAAG CTGTGGTATTAGCTGGTGGATATGCGCCAAATGGTGCTGTGCCCCAAGTTCAGTCAGATAGTGATTCATCTAACACAACA ATATTTGTGGGAGGGCTTGATTCTGATGTCACCGATGAAGAGCTCAGACAGCATTTCGCTTCATTTGGTGATGTTCTCTCTGTTAAAATTCCAGCCGGAAAGGGATGCGGTTTCGTCCAGTTTGCAAACAG AAGCAATGCAGAGGATGCAATTCAGAGATTAAGTGGTACTGTTATTGGAAAGCAGACGGTTCGTCTTTCTTGGGGTCGTAATCTGGGCAACAAGCAg ATGAGATCCGATTATAACAACCAGTTTAATGGATCTTTCTACGGAAAACAAGGCTACAATGGATACTCTGCAAATTCAGGGTATGGGGCGTCTTCCAACGGTCACGTGAACCATCAGCAACCAGTAAGTTAA
- the LOC140984758 gene encoding serine carboxypeptidase 1-like, giving the protein MIELGPFRVNPDGKTLWRNKYAWNKLANILFLESPAGVGFSYSNSTVEYGDRFTAEDSYTFLMNWFERFPEYKTRDFYITGESYAGHYVPQLAALILENNKITRNTVINLKGIAIGNAEIHEGDEWRGIYDYFWTHSLISDEIHKAIESNCNFSTVPSVSSACNAVLDEADSTIGNIFIYNVYAPLCLPTSNASSVSGLDPCSANYVFNYLNTPEVQKELHANITGIPGPWNTCNNTIFPNWKDMPVSILPIIKELMANGLRVWIYSGDIDGRVPVTSTRYSMAKIGAAILTPWYPWYSSGEVGGYAIEYQNVTFVTIRGAGHFVPSYQPERALELFSSFLKGKLPPKK; this is encoded by the exons ATGATCGAACTAGGACCGTTTCGAGTGAATCCTGATGGGAAAACATTGTGGCGTAATAAATATGCTTGGAATAAGC TGGCAAATATCCTTTTCTTGGAATCTCCAGCTGGTGTTGGATTTTCATACTCAAACTCAACAGTGGAATATGGAGACAGATTCACGGCAGAAGATTCTTACACCTTTTTAATGAACTGGTTTGAAAGGTTTCCAGAGTACAAAACCCGCGATTTTTACATAACTGGAGAGAGTTATGCTGGTCACTACGTACCTCAACTTGCTGCATTGATCCTtgaaaacaacaaaatcacaaGAAATACGGTCATAAACTTGAAAGGCATAGCC ATCGGGAATGCAGAAATACACGAAGGAGATGAGTGGCGTGgaatttatgattatttttggACACATTCTTTAATCTCTGATGAAATTCACAAGGCCATCGAATCAAACTGCAATTTTTCTACTGTACCTTCTGTATCTTCAGCATGTAATGCAGTTCTTGATGAAGCAGATTCAACAATTGGAAATATCTTCATCTACAATGTTTATGCTCCCTTATGTTTGCCAACTTCCAATGCTTCCTCG GTATCTGGATTGGATCCATGCTCAGCAAACTATGTTTTCAACTACTTAAACACACCTGAAGTTCAAAAGGAGCTTCATGCAAACATCACTGGGATTCCAGGGCCCTGGAACACTTGCAA CAACACCATTTTTCCGAACTGGAAAGACATGCCGGTTTCTATTTTACCTATCATTAAAGAGCTGATGGCTAATGGACTTCGAGTTTGGATCTATAG CGGAGACATAGATGGGAGAGTACCGGTGACATCGACTAGATATTCGATGGCTAAAATTGGTGCAGCAATTTTAACTCCATGGTATCCTTGGTATTCCAGTGGAGAG GTTGGAGGATATGCgattgaatatcaaaatgtGACATTTGTGACCATAAGAGGAGCCGGACATTTTGTTCCGAGTTACCAGCCCGAACGTGCTCTCGAACTATTTTCTTCCTTCTTGAAGGGAAAGCTTCCTCCAAAGAAATAA
- the LOC140984755 gene encoding serine carboxypeptidase 1-like yields MKGGFILFLFVLCYVDSVKCYGGRGYDPLGTFLKAQRLKKSRNHVTNYASSTVYSPVYVASQEGLKETDEILLLPGQPKVNFSQYSGYVTVDHTAGRALFYYFAESEEPSSKPLVLWLNGGPGCSSIGSGAMTENGPFRVNPDGKTLWYNKYAWNNVANVLFLESPAGVGFSYSNTTSDYVTGDKKTAADSYTFLVNWLDRFPEYKTRDFFITGESYAGHYVPQLADLILENNKITNQTVINLKGIAIGNAYIDYTDRWTGTYDHYWTSALISDETHEGIVSNCNFSSSDFPESDSCSKFESQAVAEKGNVYVYDVYASLCGSSSTAPSISNFDPCSGDYVDTYLNTQEVQKSLHVTGIPVSWADCSFKIEWQDMPDTVLPVIKKLMASGITVWIYSGDTDNIIPVTTTRYSFPKLGVPVKTPWYPWYYQEEVGGYVVGYQNVTFVTIRGAGHFVPSYQPGRALAFFTSFLNGKLPPGLN; encoded by the exons ATGAAAGGTggtttcattttgtttttgtttgttttgtgcTACGTTGATTCTGTGAAGTGTTACGGTGGAAGGGGGTATGATCCTCTTGGAACGTTTCTGAAGGctcaaagattaaaaaaatcgCGCAATCATGTTACTAACTACGCCTCCTCAACCGTGTATTCACCAGTTTATGTTGCATCTCAGGAGGGATTAAAAGAAACTGATGAAATATTACTTTTGCCTGGTCAGCCAAAAGTTAATTTTTCTCAATATTCAGGATATGTCACGGTCGATCATACAGCGGGTCGAgcacttttttattattttgctgAATCTGAAGAGCCTTCCAGCAAACCGCTAGTGCTGTGGCTAAATGGAG GGCCTGGTTGCTCTTCAATAGGATCTGGTGCGATGACCGAAAATGGGCCGTTTCGAGTGAACCCTGACGGGAAAACATTGTGGTACAACAAGTATGCTTGGAACAATG TGGCAAATGTCTTGTTCTTGGAATCGCCGGCTGGTGTTGGATTCTCTTACTCGAACACAACCTCAGACTATGTTACAGGAGACAAAAAAACCGCTGCAGATTCTTACACCTTTCTAGTTAACTGGTTGGATCGATTTCCAGAATATAAAACCCGCGATTTCTTCATAACTGGAGAGAGTTATGCTGGTCATTACGTGCCCCAGCTTGCTGATCTGATTCTtgaaaacaacaaaatcacaaaTCAGACGGTCATTAACTTAAAGGGAATAGCA ATAGGAAATGCCTACATAGATTATACGGATAGGTGGACGGGCACATACGACCACTACTGGACGAGTGCCCTCATATCTGATGAAACCCACGAGGGAATCGTCTCAAATTGCAACTTTTCTTCTTCGGACTTTCCCGAATCAGATTCCTGTTCGAAGTTCGAAAGTCAAGCTGTTGCAGAGAAAGGAAACGTCTATGTTTACGATGTGTATGCATCATTATGCGGTTCCTCTTCAACAGCTCCCTCG ATATCCAATTTTGATCCATGCTCCGGCGACTATGTAGACACTTATTTGAACACTCAGGAGGTTCAAAAGTCTCTCCATGTTACTGGAATTCCTGTATCATGGGCAGATTGCAG CTTCAAAATCGAGTGGCAGGACATGCCGGATACGGTACTACCGGTGATCAAGAAATTGATGGCTAGTGGCATTACTGTTTGGATTTACAG TGGAGATACAGACAACATAATTCCAGTGACCACAACAAGGTACTCCTTTCCTAAACTTGGTGTGCCGGTGAAAACGCCATGGTACCCTTGGTACTATCAAGAAGAG GTTGGAGGGTATGTAGTTGGTTATCAGAATGTTACATTTGTGACCATAAGAGGAGCCGGACATTTTGTTCCAAGCTACCAGCCTGGACGCGCACTTGCCTTTTTCACATCATTTTTGAACGGAAAGCTGCCTCCCGGTCTGAACTAA